A section of the Castanea sativa cultivar Marrone di Chiusa Pesio chromosome 12, ASM4071231v1 genome encodes:
- the LOC142618658 gene encoding protein NSP-INTERACTING KINASE 2, whose amino-acid sequence MGFTAFLFCLLVLVTYTTWVCVCANPELRALMDMKAALDPQNQYLSSWTINGNPCDGSFEGVACNERGQVANISMQGKGLSGKLSPAIQGLKHLSGLYLHFNSLYGEVPKEIANLTELSDLYLNVNNLSGEIPPEIGNMAGLQVLQLCYNQFTGSVPTQLGSLTKLSVLALQSNQLTGAIPASLGNLGMLVRLDLSFNHLFGSVPTKLADAPLLEVIDIRNNTLSGSVPPALKRLREGFLFENNLGLCGVGFSSLKTCNASDHVNPSQPEPYGPGSTNLPTRDIPETANVRLPCNQTQCSNHSKTSRSFVAVGVIVVTIAFSAIGILAFIQYRRRKQKLGTTFDISDNRLSTDQSKGVYRKNGSPLINLEYSSGWDPLADGRNFTGFVQEVFQSFRFNLEEVETATQYFSEMNLLGKSNFSATYKGILRDGSVVAIKSISKSSCKSEESEFLKGLNILTSLRHENLVRLRGFCCSRGRGECFLVYDFVPNGNLLRYLDVKDGDGNVLEWSTRVSIVKGIAKGIAYLHSSKVNKPALVHQNISAEKVLIDQRFNPLLSDSGLHKLLTNDVVFSALKGSAAMGYLAPEYTNTGRFTEKSDVYAFGVLVFQVLSGKQKVTNSIRLGAESCRVQDFIDPNLHDRFFEYEATKLAKIALLCTHESSMERPSMEAVVQELGNCSSCL is encoded by the exons atgggaTTCACAGCATTTCTCTTCTGTCTTCTGGTTTTGGTCACATACACAACATGGGTCTGTGTCTGTGCAAACCCAGAGCTGAGAGCACTGATGGACATGAAAGCAGCTTTGGACCCACAGAACCAGTACCTTTCTTCATGGACCATCAATGGCAACCCATGTGATGGTTCTTTTGAAGGTGTGGCTTGCAATGAGAGAGGTCAAGTGGCCAACATTTCAATGCAGGGAAAAGGGCTATCAGGCAAGCTTTCTCCAGCCATTCAAGGGCTGAAGCACTTGTCAGGGCTGTACTTGCATTTTAACTCTCTGTATGGAGAGGTACCTAAAGAAATAGCAAACTTGACCGAGCTCAGTGATTTGTATCTGAATGTGAATAATCTCTCTGGGGAGATACCTCCTGAGATTGGAAACATGGCTGGTTTACAAG TATTGCAACTTTGTTATAACCAGTTCACTGGAAGTGTACCTACACAGCTGGGTTCTTTGACGAAGCTTAGTGTTCTTGCATTGCAATCTAACCAACTGACTGGAGCAATCCCAGCAAGTTTAGGAAATTTGGGAATGTTAGTGAGGCTTGATTTGAGTTTCAATCACCTCTTTGGTTCAGTTCCCACAAAATTAGCTGATGCCCCTTTGCTTGAAGTCATAGACATTCGAAATAATACTCTCTCTGGCAGTGTACCTCCTG ctttgaagAGATTGAGAGAAGGATTTCTGTTTGAAAACAACCTTGGTTTATGTGGGGTTGGTTTTTCATCATTGAAAACTTGTAATGCTTCAGATCATGTCAATCCAAGTCAGCCTGAACCCTATGGACCAGGATCAACCAATCTGCCAACCAGAGATATCCCTGAAACAGCAAATGTCCGGTTGCCTTGCAACCAAACTCAGTGCTCAAATCATTCAAAAACCTCACGGTCTTTTGTTGCTGTTGGTGTAATTGTGGTAACAATTGCATTCTCAGCCATAGGAATTCTGGCCTTCATCCAGTATCGCCGGAGGAAACAGAAGCTTGGCACTACATTTGATATTTCTGATAACCGTCTAAGTACTGACCAGTCTAAAGGGGTTTACAGGAAGAATGGCTCTCCTCTCATCAACCTTGAGTATTCTAGTGGATGGGACCCTTTAGCTGATGGCCGAAATTTCACTGGGTTTGTGCAAGAAGTCTTCCAGAGCTTTAGGTTCAACTTGGAAGAGGTGGAGACAGCTACGCAGTATTTCTCAGAGATGAATTTGTTGGGTAAGAGTAACTTTTCTGCAACTTATAAAGGTATTTTAAGAGATGGGTCGGTTGTTGCTATCAAAAGCATCAGCAAGTCTAGTTGCAAGTCAGAGGAGTCTGAGTTCTTGAAGGGATTAAATATTTTGACCTCATTGAGGCATGAGAATTTGGTCAGGTTGAGAGGATTTTGTTGTTCGAGGGGCCGTGGTGAGTGCTTTCTTGTGTATGATTTTGTTCCTAATGGGAATCTGCTGCGCTATCTTGATGTAAAGGATGGTGATGGTAATGTTCTTGAATGGTCAACTAGAGTTTCCATCGTGAAGGGTATTGCCAAAG GTATAGCATATTTACACAGTTCCAAAGTGAACAAGCCTGCTCTTGTTCACCAAAACATTTCAGCTGAGAAGGTGCTCATTGACCAGCGATTCAACCCTTTGCTCTCAGATTCTGGCCTACACAAGCTTCTAACCAATGATGTTGTCTTCTCAGCACTCAAGGGTAGTGCTGCAATGGGTTATCTAGCTCCTGAATACACAAATACTGGTAGATTCACGGAGAAAAGTGATGTATATGCATTTGGGGTGCTCGTTTTCCAAGTCCTCTCTGGAAAGCAGAAAGTCACTAACTCAATACGACTTGGTGCAGAGTCTTGCAGAGTTCAAGATTTTATCGACCCAAACCTTCATGACCGGTTCTTTGAATATGAAGCAACTAAGCTTGCAAAAATTGCTTTGCTTTGCACACACGAGTCCTCAATGGAGAGGCCATCCATGGAAGCTGTTGTTCAAGAATTGGGTAACTGTAGTAGCTGCCTTTGA